From Phycodurus eques isolate BA_2022a chromosome 13, UOR_Pequ_1.1, whole genome shotgun sequence, a single genomic window includes:
- the LOC133411731 gene encoding monocyte chemotactic protein 1B-like, whose amino-acid sequence MTALNLVSIFLVAVMVPATLARGGLASCCRKISDTQVHRDLLTKYYTQRPPSCPLHAVVFITLQSKRICADPYKLWTQTSMAYLEGKNCHPRQLGKQRKQTISHERQ is encoded by the exons ATGACAGCCCTTAACTTGGTCTCCATTTTTCTGGTTGCTGTCATGGTGCCCGCCACCTTAGCTCGAG GTGGATTAGCGAGTTGTTGTCGCAAAATTTCAGACACGCAAGTCCATCGAGACCTGCTGACCAAGTATTACACCCAACGACCTCCGTCTTGCCCTTTGCACGCTGTGGT TTTCATCACCTtacaaagcaagagaatctGCGCCGACCCTTACAAGTTGTGGACGCAGACAAGCATGGCGTACCTCGAGGGGAAGAACTGCCATCCCCGACAGCTTGGCAAACAAAGGAAGCAGACAATTTCTCATGAACGGCAGTAA